A section of the Bacillus thermozeamaize genome encodes:
- a CDS encoding glutamyl-tRNA amidotransferase, whose amino-acid sequence MANTPQTDILQWDIARLSNAFKARQLSPAEVTRALLERIEQVNPVLNAYITVMHEQAMESALQAEKEISAGNWRGPLHGVPIGLKDLIYTKNVRTTMGSEIFKDYIPDHDAAVVEKLKQAGAVIVGKLNTHEFAYGPTGDRSAFGPVKNPYNLSKITGGSSSGSGAAVAAALCFAALGTDTGGSIRIPSSCCGIVGMKPTFGLVSKYGVYPLSWTLDHVGPMTRTVLDNALLLNALAGYDERDPYAVKTGAEDYTRLIGQSIKGSVIGVPSSFYFEHVQEEVEQQVRNALNVFENLGAEIRVIDLPNIQNILSAQQITIRSEAYAVHEAMLREKSAQYDPEVRERLLTGQDEKAHVYIHARQLKHAAVQEYMHALKEADVIVTPTISILPPDIGQRQVSIRGQEEHVRAALVRLTSPTNFAGLPSLSVPCGFSSSGLPIGMQLIGKPFDEANLYRFAYAFEQERSLPTVKFDIQ is encoded by the coding sequence ATGGCAAATACACCTCAAACAGACATCTTGCAATGGGATATCGCCAGATTGTCGAACGCCTTCAAAGCGAGACAGCTATCACCGGCCGAAGTGACAAGGGCGCTCTTGGAACGGATCGAACAAGTCAATCCCGTACTAAACGCATACATCACCGTCATGCATGAACAAGCAATGGAAAGCGCGTTGCAAGCGGAGAAGGAAATTTCCGCCGGCAACTGGAGAGGGCCGCTGCATGGCGTGCCAATCGGATTAAAAGATTTGATCTATACGAAAAACGTCCGTACCACCATGGGTTCAGAAATTTTCAAGGATTATATTCCTGATCACGACGCGGCCGTTGTGGAAAAATTGAAGCAGGCCGGGGCGGTGATTGTCGGAAAGCTAAACACCCACGAGTTTGCCTACGGCCCAACGGGAGACCGATCCGCTTTTGGCCCGGTGAAAAACCCTTACAATTTGTCCAAAATCACGGGAGGATCCAGCAGCGGATCCGGGGCGGCCGTCGCGGCGGCTTTGTGCTTTGCCGCATTGGGGACGGACACCGGCGGCTCCATACGCATTCCGTCCAGTTGTTGCGGCATTGTCGGCATGAAGCCGACATTTGGCCTTGTCAGCAAATACGGCGTGTATCCGTTAAGCTGGACGCTGGACCACGTGGGACCGATGACCCGCACCGTATTGGACAATGCATTGTTATTAAACGCATTGGCCGGTTACGACGAACGGGATCCGTACGCCGTAAAGACCGGCGCGGAAGACTATACCCGTCTCATCGGGCAAAGCATCAAGGGCAGCGTCATCGGCGTCCCTTCCTCCTTCTACTTTGAACATGTGCAGGAAGAAGTGGAGCAGCAGGTTCGGAACGCGTTGAACGTGTTCGAAAACCTGGGGGCGGAAATCCGCGTCATCGATCTGCCCAACATACAAAACATCCTGTCGGCACAGCAAATCACCATCCGCAGCGAGGCCTATGCGGTCCATGAAGCCATGCTCCGGGAGAAATCAGCGCAATACGACCCGGAGGTAAGAGAACGGTTGCTTACCGGCCAAGACGAAAAAGCGCATGTTTATATCCATGCCCGGCAGCTGAAACATGCGGCCGTTCAGGAATATATGCATGCGCTGAAAGAAGCGGATGTGATTGTCACGCCGACGATTTCCATCCTGCCGCCGGACATCGGACAACGTCAGGTATCGATCCGTGGACAGGAAGAACACGTCCGGGCGGCGCTGGTTCGTTTGACAAGTCCCACCAACTTTGCTGGTTTGCCCAGCCTCTCCGTGCCTTGCGGTTTCTCGTCTTCGGGATTGCCCATCGGCATGCAGCTGATCGGAAAGCCGTTTGACGAAGCCAATCTATACCGTTTCGCTTATGCGTTTGAACAGGAACGTTCGCTTCCAACCGTAAAGTTCGATATCCAATGA
- a CDS encoding long-chain fatty acid--CoA ligase: MFDQTVIRYPDKEALYDVRKNIRWTYAEWNQQVNKLANALIEAGVQKGDRVSTYLYNTHELITCLFACAKIGAIINPINFRLMSEEVAFILSDAEPKVVLFEQALAEQVEKIHDRFPSIQFWYVDEEPPAYAHSYAQKVAGASDARPDVEVSENDLYSIMYTSGTTGRPKGVMHRHRDMIEQNMICLNALKLTPNSRGLAVGPMFHAAELHCVFLPRVHIGASSVILHHFEPKKILQLVQDERIDHFFAAPTMWNMLLQEDLSQYDLSALRKGLYGAAPMAPALVRACKEKLGIDLIQAYGMTEMGPAVTFLLEDEQLTKAGSAGKVCINHELRVVRPREGQPSEPDDICRPGEVGEIIVRGSCMMVGYYKREEATAEALYKGWYHSGDLGYLDEDGYLYVADRLKDMVISGGENIYPREVEDVLYEHPGVLDVAVIGVPDEMWGERVVAYVVKKDPNLTAEDLETFCKNSDKLADYKRPRQYHFVDALPRNASGKILKYVLREQAKSGQA, from the coding sequence ATGTTCGATCAAACCGTCATCAGGTATCCTGACAAGGAAGCCCTTTACGATGTGCGGAAAAACATCCGCTGGACCTATGCGGAATGGAACCAGCAGGTGAACAAGCTGGCCAACGCTCTCATCGAAGCCGGCGTGCAAAAGGGCGACCGCGTCTCCACCTACCTGTACAATACGCACGAACTGATCACCTGCCTCTTTGCATGCGCCAAAATCGGGGCCATTATCAACCCGATCAACTTCCGCCTCATGTCGGAAGAGGTGGCCTTCATCCTCTCGGACGCCGAACCGAAGGTCGTCCTTTTTGAACAGGCGCTGGCGGAGCAGGTGGAAAAAATTCACGACCGTTTCCCGTCTATCCAGTTCTGGTATGTGGACGAGGAGCCGCCGGCGTATGCGCACAGCTATGCGCAAAAAGTGGCCGGGGCAAGCGACGCCCGCCCCGACGTGGAGGTATCGGAAAACGATCTGTACAGTATCATGTACACCTCCGGGACAACCGGGCGGCCCAAGGGTGTCATGCACCGCCATCGCGATATGATCGAGCAGAACATGATCTGCCTCAACGCCCTGAAACTGACCCCGAACAGCCGGGGGCTGGCGGTGGGACCCATGTTTCACGCCGCCGAGCTGCACTGCGTTTTTCTGCCCCGGGTCCATATCGGCGCCAGCAGCGTGATCCTGCACCACTTTGAACCCAAAAAGATTTTGCAGCTGGTACAAGATGAGCGAATCGACCATTTCTTCGCCGCGCCGACCATGTGGAATATGCTGTTGCAGGAAGACCTGTCGCAATACGATCTGAGCGCATTGCGCAAAGGGCTGTACGGCGCGGCGCCGATGGCTCCCGCCCTGGTCCGGGCCTGCAAGGAGAAGCTGGGCATCGATCTGATCCAGGCATACGGGATGACCGAAATGGGACCTGCCGTCACCTTCCTGCTGGAGGATGAGCAGCTGACAAAAGCCGGCTCGGCTGGAAAAGTCTGCATCAACCATGAACTGCGGGTCGTCCGCCCACGCGAAGGCCAGCCCTCCGAACCGGATGATATCTGCCGGCCGGGAGAAGTCGGCGAGATCATCGTTCGCGGCTCCTGCATGATGGTCGGCTACTACAAGCGGGAAGAGGCCACCGCGGAAGCGCTGTACAAGGGCTGGTACCACTCCGGGGATCTGGGATACCTCGATGAAGATGGCTACCTCTATGTGGCCGACCGGCTGAAAGACATGGTGATCAGCGGCGGTGAAAACATCTATCCCCGGGAGGTGGAGGATGTCCTCTACGAACACCCGGGCGTCCTGGATGTGGCCGTCATCGGCGTACCCGATGAAATGTGGGGAGAACGTGTCGTGGCCTATGTCGTCAAAAAGGACCCGAATTTGACCGCTGAAGATCTGGAAACCTTCTGCAAGAACAGCGACAAGCTGGCGGACTATAAGCGGCCGCGCCAGTATCACTTCGTCGATGCGTTGCCCCGCAACGCCAGCGGCAAAATCCTGAAGTACGTCTTGCGCGAACAGGCCAAATCAGGCCAAGCATAA